The Leeia speluncae genome includes the window CGTGCGACATTGGAAGAGACAATTCATGCAGATTTATTGCTGCATGTTGTTGATGCTAGTCATCCACTTCGTGATCAACATATCATTGAAGTGAATAAAGTATTAAAAGAAATCGAAGCAGATCAAATTCCTCAGGTGATTGTATGGAATAAAATCGACCTTAAGCCCGGTTTGGAGCATGGGGTTGAAACTGATGAATATGGTAAAATTCACGGGGTTCGGGTGAGTTCGTTAACTGGTGACGGATTTGATCTTTTAAGAGCAATTTTACGAGATCAAGCGACGACTGGAACAATAGTTGCTACGGCAAAAGAGTCAGTGGGTAGTGACTGGAGTCCTTTGGACGAACAAGCATAGATCTTACATTCTAGAAACATAGGTGTTTTTACATGAGCGATTCTCAGTGGGGTAAAGGTAATAAGAATGGTGGCCCACCTGATCTTGATGATATCTTTCGTCAATTAAATGAAAAAATTTATTCTCTTTTTGGGAAAAAGGCCCCGTCTAATGGCGGTCCAACGAGCCAGCCTTCTGGTATTGGTGGGGTGGTTGGCATTGCATTAATCGTGCTGCTTTTAATTTGGGCTGCAACTGGTTTTTATATTGTCGATGCCAAAGAGCGAGGTGTAGTACTTCGATTCGGTAAATTTAGTGAGGTCACATCGGAAGGTCTAAATTGGCATCTCCCTTATCCTTTTGAAGATGTCTATGTAATTAACTTGACCCAAGTTCGTAGTGTTGAAATCGGGTATCGTGACAATTCTAAGAATAAAATCCCTGAAGAAGCATTGATGGTTACTGAAGATCAGAACATTGTTGATGTTCAACTAGCCATTCAATATGACATAACTGATCCAAAAGCATACTTGTTTAATAATGTCTTTACGATGGCTGATGCCCAAGATGTTGTTAAGCAGGCAGGTGAGGCTGCTATAAGAGAAGTTGTCGGTAGAAATAAAATTGATGCGGTTTTGAATGAGGGTCGTGGAAAAATTGCAGTCGATGTTAAAACAACTATCCAATCCATTTTAGATAAGTACGGTTCAGGTGTACGTGTTACCCAAGTAAGTATTAATCAAGTTCAACCTCCTGAGGCTGTTCAAGCTTCATTTGATGATGCTACTCGTGCTGTACAAGATAAGGATAAGTCAAAGAGTGAGGGTGAAGCATATTTCAACGACAAGGTTCCTAAGGCTAAAGGTTTAGCTTCTCGTCTAGAGGCAGAATCAGAAGGCTACCGCCAAAGCGTCATTGCAAATGCTGAAGGTGAGGCAAGTCGTTTTTCTCAAGTGCTAGAGGCTTATTCTGAAGCCCCGGCGGTTACTCGCCAACGCATGTATTTAGATACGATGCAGAAGGTCTTGACTTCATCTAGTAAGGTATTGGTTGATCAAAAAAATGGTAATAATTTATTGTACTTACCTTTAGATAAACTACTACAACAAGAAAACCTAGGTGTTGCAAAATCTCCGAGCGTTTCGGGGTCAACTTCAAATGTTCCCTCTTCGTCAATGACGGTAACTAAAGATACCCCTGATTCAGCAGTAAGAGAGGGGAGATAATTATGCAAAAGCTAATTTCAACTGCAGTCGTTCTATTGTTGGCACTCTTTTTGGTAAATGTGAGTCTTTTCACTGTTAATCAAGCTCAGTATGCGATGGTGTTTCAGTTTGGTGAGATTGTCCGTGTTGTAAAAGAACCTGGCATTCAGTTTAAAGTACCACTAACACAATCTGTAAAACTCTTCGAGAAGCGAGTGCAGACTATTGATGCTGAAGCGCCGGACCCATTTAATACTAAAGAAAAGAAAAATGTCTTAGTAGATAGCTTTATCAAATGGCGTGTCTCTGATGTGGTGCAATTCTATAAATCTACAGGTGGTGATAATCAAGTTGCCGAGATGCGAATTCGTCAAATCGTGAATAGTGGGTTGCGAGATGAAATCGGTAATGTCACGGTCTATGAGGTGATTACCGGAAAACGAGACAGCATCATGAGTGAAGTGCGCAAAAAGGTAAACATGGAGTCTCCTAAACTAGGGGTTGAGGTGTTGGACGTTCGCCTAAAGCGTGTAGACTTTCCGCAAAATATTAGTACTGCAGTTTATGAGCGTATGAACGCAGAACGAAAACGAGTTGCAAATGAATTGCGCTCTGAAGGTGCTGCAGAAGCTGAAAGAATCAAAGCGGATGCTGATCGCCAGCGTGAGGTAATCATTGCTGAAGCCTATAAAAAGGCACAAGAAGTTAAAGGTGAAGGGGATGCCAAAGCTGCAAAAATCTATGCTTCAGCATTTTCTAAAAACCCAGAGTTTTATAGTTTCTATAAAAGTATGGAAGCTTATCAAAACTCCTTTAAGAATAAGTCAGATGTTATTGTGTTAGACCCTTCATCTGATTTCTTTAAATATTTGAAAAATCCTTCAGGTGCACTGAAGCCTGCAAAGTAAAAATTGGTGTGAAATGAATAATCGCTGGTTACTTCCTGAGTATATTGAAGATGTTCTACCTGAGGCGGCTTGGCAGGTGGAAGATGTAAGAGCAAAGTTACTATCCCTTTTTAAATCATATGGATATGAGCTAGTTATTCCTCCTCATGTGGAATACATTGAGTCGCTAACGGGCATTGAGGGTGATGATCTAAATCTGAAAACCTTTAAGCTAGTGGATCAGATCACAGGTAGGCAACTTGGGCTCAGAGCTGATATGACGCCTCAAGTTGCCCGCATAGATGCTCACTTACTCAATAGGATGGATGTAACCAGACTTTGTTATGCTGGTCATGTTGTTCATACCTTGCCGGCAGGACACTTTTCAACCCGCGAACCATTGCAAGTAGGTGCAGAAATTTATGGTTCGAAAAATCTTACGGCAGATATTGAAATCATTGAATTGATGTCTTCAGCATTAAAGGTTGCTGGCATTAGTGAGATGAATGTTGATATTGGGCATGTAGGAATTTTTCGTACAATTTGCGAGTTGGCTAAAGCATCACCCCAAATAGTTGACCAACTCTTTACTGCATTGCAAACAAAAGATCTTCCGTCTATTGCCGAACTCACTATTAATTGGGAAGAGTCGTTAAAGGTGGCTGTACTCGCCTTACCTAGTTTATTTGGTGAAGCTGAATCTGTACTCGCAACTGCGAGATTAAAACTGCCAACTGTTCCTGCCATACAAGATGCATTAGAGACGATTGAGCGTGTGTGTGTTCACTTAGCGACAATTGGGGTTCGATGTTCTGTAGAACTCGGCGAGCTAAGAACCGGTTTTTATCATAATGGCCTTGTATTTACTGCTTTTGCTAAGGGATGGTCAAACCCTGTGGCTAGAGGGGGGCGGTATGACAATATTGGTCAGCAGTTTGGCCGGGCTCGTGCAGCAACGGGTTTTAGTATTGATTTAAGAGATATCCTTAG containing:
- the hflC gene encoding protease modulator HflC, with the protein product MQKLISTAVVLLLALFLVNVSLFTVNQAQYAMVFQFGEIVRVVKEPGIQFKVPLTQSVKLFEKRVQTIDAEAPDPFNTKEKKNVLVDSFIKWRVSDVVQFYKSTGGDNQVAEMRIRQIVNSGLRDEIGNVTVYEVITGKRDSIMSEVRKKVNMESPKLGVEVLDVRLKRVDFPQNISTAVYERMNAERKRVANELRSEGAAEAERIKADADRQREVIIAEAYKKAQEVKGEGDAKAAKIYASAFSKNPEFYSFYKSMEAYQNSFKNKSDVIVLDPSSDFFKYLKNPSGALKPAK
- the hflK gene encoding FtsH protease activity modulator HflK; this translates as MSDSQWGKGNKNGGPPDLDDIFRQLNEKIYSLFGKKAPSNGGPTSQPSGIGGVVGIALIVLLLIWAATGFYIVDAKERGVVLRFGKFSEVTSEGLNWHLPYPFEDVYVINLTQVRSVEIGYRDNSKNKIPEEALMVTEDQNIVDVQLAIQYDITDPKAYLFNNVFTMADAQDVVKQAGEAAIREVVGRNKIDAVLNEGRGKIAVDVKTTIQSILDKYGSGVRVTQVSINQVQPPEAVQASFDDATRAVQDKDKSKSEGEAYFNDKVPKAKGLASRLEAESEGYRQSVIANAEGEASRFSQVLEAYSEAPAVTRQRMYLDTMQKVLTSSSKVLVDQKNGNNLLYLPLDKLLQQENLGVAKSPSVSGSTSNVPSSSMTVTKDTPDSAVREGR
- a CDS encoding ATP phosphoribosyltransferase regulatory subunit, which translates into the protein MNNRWLLPEYIEDVLPEAAWQVEDVRAKLLSLFKSYGYELVIPPHVEYIESLTGIEGDDLNLKTFKLVDQITGRQLGLRADMTPQVARIDAHLLNRMDVTRLCYAGHVVHTLPAGHFSTREPLQVGAEIYGSKNLTADIEIIELMSSALKVAGISEMNVDIGHVGIFRTICELAKASPQIVDQLFTALQTKDLPSIAELTINWEESLKVAVLALPSLFGEAESVLATARLKLPTVPAIQDALETIERVCVHLATIGVRCSVELGELRTGFYHNGLVFTAFAKGWSNPVARGGRYDNIGQQFGRARAATGFSIDLRDILRGLSTPSGKMSILAPDSQEPELRELIAKLRESGEIVRVDISGGSSDELAWDRKIVKSVNGWEVVSK